One Polaribacter sp. KT25b DNA segment encodes these proteins:
- a CDS encoding T9SS type A sorting domain-containing protein, which yields MIKKLLFILFLSLTTIGFSQHKSVEKLSAAPNPFTENTKISFKAANNATIIFSVINVLGKTVYKENIKVTTGNNSFTFKKGNLLSGIYIYKLQDKETIISKRFVIK from the coding sequence ATGATAAAAAAACTACTTTTTATTTTATTTTTAAGCCTAACCACAATTGGTTTTTCACAGCATAAATCTGTTGAAAAATTATCTGCTGCCCCAAATCCGTTTACAGAGAACACAAAAATATCCTTTAAAGCTGCAAATAATGCAACTATAATTTTTTCTGTAATAAATGTTTTAGGTAAAACTGTTTACAAAGAAAATATTAAAGTTACTACTGGCAATAATTCATTTACTTTTAAAAAAGGAAACTTACTTTCTGGTATTTATATTTACAAATTACAAGATAAAGAAACTATAATTTCTAAACGTTTTGTTATTAAATGA
- a CDS encoding aspartate carbamoyltransferase catalytic subunit, protein MDQLSVEHLLGIKYLKKTDIDLIFKTADHFKEVINRPIKKVPSLRDITIANLFFENSTRTKLSFELAQKRLSADVINFSASQSSVKKGETLIDTVNNILSMKVDIVVMRHGNVGAGVFLSKHVNAKIINAGDGTHEHPTQALLDSYSIREKLGTVKGKKIVIVGDILHSRVALSNIFALQLQGAQVKVCGPTTLIPKYITSLGVEVETNLKKALEWCDVANVLRVQHERMDIKYFPSTREYTQLFGINKDILDNLGKKIVIMHPGPINRGVEITSEVADSDQSIILNQVENGVAVRMAVIYLLAQQIKR, encoded by the coding sequence ATGGATCAATTAAGCGTAGAACATTTATTAGGCATAAAATATCTAAAAAAAACTGATATTGACCTTATTTTTAAAACTGCAGATCATTTTAAAGAAGTTATAAATAGACCTATAAAAAAGGTTCCTTCTCTAAGAGATATTACAATTGCAAATTTATTTTTTGAAAATAGTACCAGAACAAAACTTTCTTTTGAACTGGCTCAAAAAAGACTTTCTGCAGATGTAATTAATTTTTCTGCAAGTCAATCATCCGTAAAAAAAGGAGAAACTTTAATAGACACGGTTAACAATATTTTATCTATGAAAGTAGATATTGTTGTGATGAGACATGGAAATGTTGGTGCAGGTGTTTTCTTATCTAAACACGTAAATGCAAAGATTATAAATGCTGGTGATGGAACACACGAACATCCAACACAAGCATTATTAGATTCTTATTCTATAAGAGAAAAACTAGGAACTGTAAAAGGTAAAAAGATTGTTATTGTTGGCGATATTTTACATTCTAGAGTTGCTTTATCAAATATATTTGCGTTGCAATTACAAGGTGCACAAGTAAAAGTTTGTGGACCAACAACTTTAATACCTAAATATATTACAAGCTTAGGTGTTGAGGTTGAAACCAACCTTAAAAAAGCCTTAGAATGGTGTGATGTTGCCAATGTTTTAAGAGTGCAACACGAAAGAATGGATATTAAATATTTTCCATCAACCAGAGAATACACTCAACTTTTTGGAATTAATAAAGACATTTTAGATAATCTTGGCAAGAAAATTGTAATAATGCATCCAGGACCAATAAATAGAGGTGTAGAAATTACAAGCGAAGTTGCAGATTCTGATCAATCTATTATTTTAAATCAAGTAGAAAATGGTGTTGCGGTAAGAATGGCAGTTATTTATTTATTGGCGCAACAAATTAAAAGGTAA
- the pyrR gene encoding bifunctional pyr operon transcriptional regulator/uracil phosphoribosyltransferase PyrR yields MSKKTLLNSKDIEIILHRLACELIENHNDFSNTVLIGVQPRGTYLANRLATLLKNEYGIKDLKLGLLDITFYRDDFRRRDSPLAATSTKIDFLIENKKVVIIDDVLFSGRSIRAALTAIQSFGRPESIELLVLIDRRFSRHLPIQPNYKGRQVDAINEEKVLVSWKETHKKDAVYIEQK; encoded by the coding sequence ATGAGCAAAAAAACCTTACTTAACTCAAAAGATATTGAAATTATTCTTCACAGATTAGCGTGCGAGCTAATTGAAAATCATAATGATTTTTCTAATACTGTTTTAATTGGTGTACAACCAAGAGGAACGTATTTAGCAAACAGATTAGCAACTTTGTTAAAAAACGAATACGGCATAAAAGATTTAAAATTAGGTCTGCTAGATATTACATTTTACAGAGATGATTTTAGAAGAAGAGATTCGCCTTTAGCTGCAACATCAACAAAAATCGATTTTTTAATTGAAAATAAAAAAGTGGTAATTATTGATGATGTTTTATTTTCTGGTAGAAGTATTAGAGCTGCTTTAACTGCAATACAGTCTTTTGGAAGACCAGAAAGTATTGAGTTATTGGTTTTAATTGATAGACGTTTTAGTAGACATTTACCAATTCAGCCAAATTATAAAGGAAGGCAAGTTGACGCAATAAATGAAGAAAAAGTTTTAGTTTCTTGGAAAGAAACGCATAAAAAAGATGCAGTTTATATAGAACAAAAATAA
- a CDS encoding lipopolysaccharide assembly protein LapB yields the protein MSLTKFESMLKTNNIFFFDLVEFEEIIVHYLEAGKLSLAKKAVKLGLEQHPESVYLKLLHVEIYIFENELDKASTLLEKIELLDPNNEEVFIQKSIINSKSGEHNEAIVNLEKALIFTDDKVDVLSLIGMEYLYLENYENARLSFEKCIEVNFEDYSSLYNIVYCFDMEQKHEESIVFIEKYLNNNPYCEVAWHQLGLQNFILKNFKKALSSFDYAVLIDESFIGGYIEKAKTLEELERYQEAIENYLITFELDDPTAYAYLRVGECYEKIQKFDAAISYYKKAVHEDPLLDKGWLLLTNIYYNDDNYQKASYYISKALKIDEDNLLYWRKYSDIKLKLNFYEEAVTGFENCLALNDNTFKVYIGLVDVLSFLGEFEKAIKVLERAQKIYKNIAEIEYRFAGIFFILNNEKYGFHHLIKAFKQDYDHHVILKEIYPTVFENEKVQKLIKNYKKATE from the coding sequence ATGTCTTTAACGAAGTTTGAATCCATGCTAAAAACCAACAACATCTTTTTTTTTGATTTAGTTGAGTTCGAAGAAATTATTGTGCATTATTTAGAAGCTGGTAAACTTTCGCTTGCAAAAAAAGCAGTGAAACTAGGTTTAGAACAGCATCCTGAATCTGTTTATCTAAAATTATTACATGTAGAGATTTATATTTTCGAAAATGAGTTAGATAAAGCATCTACTTTGTTGGAGAAAATAGAACTTTTAGATCCAAATAATGAAGAGGTTTTTATACAAAAATCTATTATTAATTCTAAATCTGGAGAACATAACGAAGCAATTGTCAATTTAGAAAAAGCATTAATTTTTACTGATGATAAAGTAGATGTTTTGTCTTTAATTGGTATGGAATATTTATACTTAGAAAATTATGAGAATGCTCGTTTAAGCTTTGAAAAATGTATAGAAGTAAATTTTGAAGATTATTCTTCGTTATATAATATTGTTTATTGTTTTGATATGGAACAAAAACATGAGGAATCTATCGTTTTTATAGAAAAATATTTAAATAATAATCCTTATTGTGAGGTTGCCTGGCACCAATTAGGTCTGCAAAATTTTATATTAAAAAATTTTAAAAAAGCATTAAGTTCTTTTGATTATGCTGTTTTAATTGATGAATCATTTATTGGTGGTTATATAGAAAAAGCCAAAACATTAGAAGAATTAGAACGTTATCAAGAAGCAATAGAGAATTATTTAATTACCTTTGAATTAGATGACCCTACAGCGTATGCTTATCTTAGAGTTGGCGAGTGTTATGAAAAAATACAAAAGTTTGATGCTGCAATATCTTACTATAAAAAAGCTGTTCATGAAGATCCATTATTAGATAAAGGATGGCTTTTGCTAACTAATATTTATTATAATGATGATAATTACCAAAAAGCATCTTATTATATATCCAAAGCTTTAAAAATTGATGAAGACAATTTGTTGTATTGGAGAAAATATTCTGATATTAAATTAAAACTAAACTTTTATGAAGAAGCTGTTACTGGTTTTGAAAATTGCTTGGCTTTAAATGATAATACTTTTAAAGTTTATATTGGTTTAGTTGATGTTTTATCTTTTTTAGGAGAATTTGAAAAAGCAATTAAAGTTTTGGAAAGAGCACAAAAAATATATAAAAACATTGCTGAAATAGAGTATCGATTTGCTGGAATATTTTTTATTTTAAACAATGAGAAATATGGTTTTCATCATTTGATAAAAGCTTTTAAACAAGATTACGATCATCATGTAATTTTAAAGGAAATTTATCCAACTGTTTTCGAAAATGAAAAAGTGCAGAAACTTATTAAAAATTATAAAAAAGCAACAGAATAA
- a CDS encoding TetR/AcrR family transcriptional regulator, which translates to MARKIDEDKIARIKQATMQTIVEKGIEATTIAMIAKKANVSGGYLYRIYTGKQDLINELYHDKVDSLYKELETLLILNKTSVKPLIKSFIKNRITYFLKEPNASKFFYQLLHNENFFASEEIRHKSADLIKNIKLIGIRAGEISKNTSVYQLHYHILVYAVDYINFTRKNIFGEQEVTIDDVDKLTDNILKILK; encoded by the coding sequence ATGGCTCGTAAAATTGATGAAGATAAAATAGCAAGAATTAAACAAGCTACAATGCAAACAATTGTAGAAAAAGGTATTGAAGCTACTACTATTGCAATGATTGCTAAAAAGGCAAATGTTAGCGGAGGTTATTTGTATCGAATCTATACTGGTAAACAAGATTTAATAAATGAATTATATCACGATAAAGTAGATTCATTATACAAAGAATTAGAAACTTTACTGATTTTAAATAAAACAAGTGTAAAACCTCTAATTAAATCGTTTATTAAAAACAGAATTACTTATTTCTTAAAAGAGCCAAATGCATCAAAGTTTTTTTATCAATTATTACACAATGAAAATTTTTTTGCATCCGAAGAAATTAGACATAAAAGTGCAGATTTAATAAAGAATATTAAACTTATTGGAATAAGAGCAGGAGAAATTTCTAAAAACACTTCTGTTTATCAATTACATTATCACATTTTAGTATATGCTGTAGATTATATCAATTTTACACGGAAAAATATTTTTGGAGAACAAGAAGTAACTATCGATGATGTAGATAAACTTACTGATAATATTTTAAAAATTTTAAAATAA
- a CDS encoding TolC family protein, with product MEINLKFKAMKLSRIHVKLFLFLCFITTFTNAQNITLKQAYDLMLSKNGEAKASSFEVKAMEEEHKATKGLRLPTVSVSGTYMHLDKDIAVDLNDQRNMVGGLLSITDPASVLGDWDFTLQEKNLGFATANVSMPIYAGGKINAANKASEIKLSLSETKHKIKEDELTVQLINYFFKLKLAQEAVKLRKEVYDVILLHNNQANKFFENGIIPEVETLNAKVALSNAKRELLAAQKDVDLATTAVQNLIGVDSINGFTSKFNKPTIVKPLQDFTNEMLTENEQLKIIDKNHELAKVGVKVENSEYFPKVGVSGKYIVWKDNLPLVDTKWFVGVGVEWELFNGFQREHKIKASKYKISQVEEFDKQARLNLTTYTEKLYNTMQKELEQYESLNSDEALANKLKFMRTRAFEEGTGTSLEVVDATLKLSEIKIHKIKALYEYNIAYGELMVLTGKTATFLNQN from the coding sequence ATGGAAATCAATTTAAAGTTTAAAGCGATGAAATTAAGTAGAATACATGTAAAGTTATTCCTTTTTTTATGTTTTATAACAACGTTTACAAATGCTCAAAATATTACATTAAAGCAAGCGTATGATTTAATGTTGTCTAAAAATGGAGAAGCAAAAGCATCTAGCTTTGAGGTAAAAGCCATGGAAGAAGAGCATAAGGCCACAAAAGGTTTACGTTTACCAACAGTTAGTGTTTCTGGTACTTATATGCATTTAGATAAAGATATTGCTGTTGATTTAAATGATCAAAGAAATATGGTTGGTGGTTTGTTAAGTATAACAGATCCTGCTTCAGTTTTAGGTGATTGGGATTTTACCTTGCAAGAAAAAAACTTGGGTTTTGCTACAGCAAATGTTTCGATGCCAATTTATGCTGGTGGAAAAATTAATGCTGCTAACAAAGCATCAGAAATTAAATTATCATTATCAGAAACCAAACATAAAATTAAGGAAGACGAACTAACTGTTCAGTTAATCAACTATTTTTTTAAGTTAAAATTAGCGCAAGAAGCTGTAAAGTTAAGAAAAGAGGTTTACGACGTTATTTTACTGCATAACAACCAAGCAAATAAGTTTTTTGAGAATGGAATTATTCCAGAAGTAGAAACCTTAAATGCAAAAGTAGCTTTGTCTAATGCCAAAAGAGAATTGTTAGCTGCCCAAAAAGATGTTGATTTAGCAACAACTGCTGTTCAAAATTTAATTGGCGTAGATTCCATTAATGGATTTACCAGTAAATTTAATAAACCAACAATTGTAAAACCTCTGCAAGATTTTACAAATGAGATGTTAACGGAAAATGAACAATTAAAAATTATTGACAAAAATCATGAGTTAGCTAAAGTAGGTGTAAAAGTAGAAAATAGTGAATATTTTCCTAAAGTAGGGGTTTCTGGAAAATACATTGTATGGAAAGATAATTTACCATTGGTAGATACAAAATGGTTTGTAGGTGTAGGTGTAGAATGGGAATTGTTTAATGGTTTTCAAAGAGAACATAAAATAAAAGCATCTAAATACAAAATTTCTCAAGTAGAAGAATTTGATAAACAAGCAAGATTAAACTTAACTACATATACAGAAAAACTTTACAATACAATGCAAAAAGAATTGGAACAATATGAAAGTTTAAATAGCGATGAAGCATTGGCAAATAAATTAAAGTTTATGAGAACACGTGCTTTTGAAGAAGGTACCGGAACTTCTTTAGAGGTTGTTGATGCTACATTAAAATTATCAGAAATTAAAATTCATAAAATAAAAGCTTTATATGAGTACAATATTGCTTACGGAGAGTTAATGGTACTTACAGGAAAAACAGCTACTTTCTTAAATCAAAATTAA
- a CDS encoding HlyD family secretion protein produces the protein MRNPKFIKSLIGIVILSIIVLTSVWLLTKPKSVILQGRIEVKEIYLSAKIPTRINSFEVKEGESVKKGQLLATLLSPEILAKEQQALALKDAANAQKNKAQNGARLEEIRAAKSVYEKASAAANVMNKTYKRMENLFKDGVISEQQRDEIFAKKEVALKDQEAALSMYQMAKKGARNEDIEAASALVKQADGALIELEGYKNERNIIAPIDAEVLNFLPEEGELIGAGYPVVHLVDLSNSYAILNIKETSLFNFKKGEVFKAIIPALNNKEVEFKIYYIAALGDYATWNATKASGDFDVRTFEIKAMPVKKELALRPGMSILIDYSQFNE, from the coding sequence ATGAGAAATCCAAAATTTATAAAATCATTAATAGGTATTGTAATTCTTTCAATTATAGTACTTACAAGTGTGTGGTTATTAACGAAACCTAAATCAGTTATTTTACAAGGTAGAATAGAGGTAAAAGAAATTTATTTATCAGCTAAAATACCTACACGTATTAATTCTTTTGAAGTGAAAGAAGGAGAAAGCGTAAAAAAAGGACAATTATTGGCAACGCTTTTAAGTCCAGAAATTTTAGCAAAAGAGCAACAAGCTTTAGCTTTAAAAGATGCTGCAAATGCTCAAAAAAACAAAGCGCAAAACGGTGCTAGATTAGAAGAAATTAGAGCTGCAAAAAGTGTGTATGAAAAAGCATCGGCTGCTGCCAATGTGATGAATAAAACATACAAACGGATGGAAAATTTATTTAAAGATGGTGTGATTTCTGAACAACAACGAGACGAGATTTTTGCAAAAAAAGAAGTTGCTTTAAAAGACCAAGAAGCCGCATTAAGTATGTATCAAATGGCAAAAAAAGGCGCTAGAAACGAGGATATAGAAGCAGCTTCTGCTTTGGTTAAACAAGCAGATGGTGCGCTAATAGAATTAGAAGGATATAAAAATGAACGTAATATTATTGCGCCTATTGATGCTGAAGTTCTTAATTTTTTGCCAGAAGAAGGTGAGTTGATAGGTGCTGGTTATCCTGTTGTTCATTTGGTTGATTTAAGCAATAGCTACGCAATTCTAAACATTAAAGAAACTAGCCTTTTTAACTTTAAAAAAGGAGAAGTATTTAAAGCAATAATACCTGCTTTGAATAATAAAGAAGTAGAGTTTAAAATTTATTATATCGCGGCTTTGGGAGATTATGCTACTTGGAATGCAACTAAAGCAAGTGGAGATTTTGATGTTAGAACTTTTGAAATAAAAGCAATGCCAGTTAAAAAAGAACTAGCATTAAGACCAGGAATGAGTATTTTAATTGATTATTCTCAATTTAATGAGTAA
- a CDS encoding ABC transporter permease encodes MSKMKPSFRIAKREIALLFNSKSSFILAIILPFVSILFFNSLLSKGVARDLPVAVVDLDHTATSRNVIAQLDAAPEIKIGFFPLNQQKGEELIRLGKAYGVITIPQNFEADLKSGKQVNIINQYNSNLLLAGGLEYKAFRKVIGTISAGINIEKQRKRGVSTEQALVNYQPIKTNSHVLSNPYTNYSYYLNTGFLTMFFQLFVMLTTIYCFGADLKYSKGNKLLSITNGSLSAIILGKVLPYTVWFLFVGIITLLSMYVWQDFPFSGSKITVLFGLLLLILANQSFALFFISISGSFREALTIGSGFGAVSLSFSGITFPIFGMPIVLQWLSQVFPFTHFFELLLDQSQRGFPAFYSLKAIIILVVLSITPITLSWIKLKRLFLKGRFNHNI; translated from the coding sequence ATGAGTAAAATGAAACCTTCTTTTCGGATTGCAAAAAGAGAGATTGCACTATTGTTTAATAGTAAGTCGTCTTTTATTCTTGCAATTATTTTACCTTTTGTTTCTATATTATTTTTTAATTCTCTTTTAAGTAAAGGAGTAGCAAGAGACTTACCTGTTGCTGTGGTAGATTTAGATCATACTGCTACTTCTAGAAATGTAATTGCTCAATTAGATGCAGCTCCAGAGATTAAAATTGGTTTTTTTCCTTTAAATCAGCAAAAAGGAGAGGAGTTAATTCGTTTAGGAAAAGCATATGGAGTAATTACTATTCCTCAAAATTTTGAAGCAGATTTAAAAAGTGGTAAACAAGTAAATATTATCAATCAATACAATAGTAATTTGTTATTGGCTGGTGGGTTAGAATATAAGGCATTTAGAAAAGTTATTGGTACAATTTCGGCAGGTATAAACATAGAAAAGCAACGTAAAAGAGGAGTTTCAACAGAGCAGGCTTTGGTTAATTATCAACCAATAAAAACTAATAGCCACGTATTATCAAATCCATATACAAATTATTCATATTATTTAAATACTGGATTTTTAACAATGTTTTTTCAATTGTTTGTTATGCTAACCACTATTTATTGTTTTGGAGCAGATTTAAAATACAGTAAAGGAAATAAGTTATTAAGCATTACTAATGGAAGTTTATCTGCTATAATTTTAGGAAAAGTTTTACCCTATACTGTTTGGTTTTTATTTGTAGGTATCATTACGCTTTTAAGTATGTATGTATGGCAAGATTTTCCGTTTTCTGGAAGTAAAATAACAGTTTTATTCGGTTTACTTTTATTGATTTTAGCAAATCAATCATTTGCTTTATTTTTTATATCTATAAGCGGTAGTTTTAGAGAAGCTTTAACAATTGGTTCTGGTTTTGGCGCTGTAAGTCTTTCTTTTTCTGGTATTACATTTCCAATTTTTGGAATGCCAATAGTATTGCAATGGTTAAGTCAGGTTTTTCCGTTTACGCATTTCTTTGAGTTATTATTAGATCAATCTCAAAGAGGATTTCCTGCATTTTATTCTTTAAAAGCAATAATAATTTTAGTTGTTTTAAGTATTACGCCAATTACTCTAAGTTGGATTAAATTAAAAAGATTGTTTTTAAAAGGTAGGTTTAATCACAATATTTAA
- a CDS encoding ABC transporter permease, which yields MKNLYKLFYKGIISFKNTFKTEWNSIKSDKAVVSTFLSVTLIILVVYTYIYSNQIIKEVPVAIVNQDGTRMSRDYIAMLNATQGTKTISSFTDLEAAKVAYYSRKVQGVILVPKYFEKNIRSGKQTTITTFSDAANMLFYKRVLGDVSTVNGYFSAGISIKKEMAKGVSFDKAQKDYTPIKAISTSLFNTSSGYATYLIPMLTALIIQLVLLMGIGLLSGSRRETVSTHIKFPRLLHKGGVLSVLLAKACLYTLIYMVIIPIQIGIVYTIFGIPVRSSLFTIYVFIIPYIFSVVFLGISISSFFKRREDSIVFLVLLSIPSLMLSGLSFPEEGFSEFYKYVSEIIPSTSGMNGFVKLTQMEASFLDVLKEWNHLWFLTGIYFVIAAISLKIRARKEVVLKNV from the coding sequence ATGAAGAATTTATATAAATTATTTTACAAAGGAATAATCTCATTTAAGAATACTTTTAAAACAGAATGGAATTCAATTAAATCAGACAAAGCTGTTGTAAGTACTTTTTTATCTGTAACACTTATTATTTTGGTTGTGTATACGTATATATATTCAAATCAAATAATTAAAGAAGTTCCCGTAGCAATTGTAAATCAAGATGGCACAAGAATGAGTAGAGATTATATTGCCATGTTAAATGCTACTCAAGGAACAAAAACAATATCTTCATTTACAGATTTGGAAGCAGCCAAAGTTGCGTATTACTCTAGAAAAGTACAAGGAGTAATTTTGGTTCCAAAGTATTTTGAAAAGAATATAAGGAGTGGTAAACAAACTACAATTACCACCTTTTCTGATGCCGCTAATATGTTGTTTTATAAACGGGTTTTGGGTGATGTTTCTACCGTTAACGGATATTTTAGTGCTGGAATATCAATAAAAAAAGAAATGGCAAAAGGTGTTTCTTTTGATAAAGCTCAGAAAGATTATACACCTATAAAAGCAATATCTACCAGTTTATTTAATACAAGTTCTGGTTATGCAACTTATCTAATACCAATGTTAACAGCATTAATTATTCAATTAGTACTATTAATGGGCATTGGTCTATTAAGTGGTTCTAGACGAGAAACAGTATCTACGCATATCAAATTTCCAAGATTATTACATAAAGGAGGTGTTTTATCAGTTTTATTAGCAAAAGCTTGTTTGTATACTTTAATTTATATGGTTATTATTCCAATTCAAATTGGAATTGTTTATACCATTTTCGGAATTCCGGTGCGTTCTTCATTGTTTACAATTTATGTATTTATAATACCATATATATTTTCTGTAGTATTTTTAGGAATTTCTATCAGTTCATTTTTTAAAAGAAGAGAAGATTCTATAGTGTTTTTAGTATTGCTTTCTATTCCGTCTTTAATGTTAAGCGGGTTATCTTTTCCGGAGGAAGGGTTTTCTGAGTTTTATAAATATGTTTCAGAAATAATTCCATCAACATCTGGTATGAATGGCTTTGTGAAATTAACACAAATGGAAGCTTCGTTTTTAGATGTATTAAAAGA